Proteins co-encoded in one Conger conger chromosome 4, fConCon1.1, whole genome shotgun sequence genomic window:
- the gpr88 gene encoding probable G-protein coupled receptor 88: protein MWNDSEPLTGCGMGHSMNICLTTIYTLMCLFGTTLNLLVIYLVLSFKKLRTCSNAFIVNGCVADLLVCAFWMPHEAVFISTGAPSAVGYHAFKEAVLFLGITVSLLSHSLIAVNRYVLITKVPATYMSLYQKRHTEWMICASWLISLGCLLPWLSSPLYPNERCLDLQVATSFTRRSVLSNPFAAGTLALTIFVHTVVVLYCYFKIFRRVQISVKRVSILNFQIVNNLPYSFPRRDKRLGVYMLAVCCIFLLTTEPLFWVLFVGLSVTLPIAVRTATWMVFCALFALNPFLYTWKNEEFRKSFRSVVRGELWRGSTVGVEPVTINTISHLLPRQNSRRTFLGEVS from the coding sequence ATGTGGAACGATTCAGAGCCACTGACTGGATGCGGGATGGGACACAGCATGAACATTTGCCTCACTACAATCTACACATTGATGTGTTTGTTCGGGACAACGTTAAACCTTCTGGTGATATACCTGGTCTTGTCTTTTAAAAAACTCAGGACTTGCAGCAATGCTTTCATTGTGAACGGCTGCGTTGCTGATCTTTTGGTGTGCGCGTTTTGGATGCCTCACGAGGCTGTGTTTATATCCACTGGAGCACCATCCGCGGTCGGGTACCACGCTTTTAAAGAAGCTGTTCTGTTTCTTGGAATCAcggtctctcttctctcccactccctcatTGCAGTCAACAGATACGTGTTGATTACAAAGGTTCCTGCAACATACATGTCGCTATATCAAAAAAGACACACAGAGTGGATGATATGCGCTTCGTGGCTTATATCGCTCGGATGTTTGCTGCCATGGCTCTCATCCCCTCTTTACCCAAACGAAAGATGCTTAGATCTACAGGTTGCAACATCCTTCACGAGAAGATCCGTACTGTCTAACCCTTTTGCGGCGGGTACCTTAGCACTCACCATTTTTGTCCATACTGTGGTTGTCTTGTATtgctattttaaaatatttcgtAGAGTGCAGATCAGCGTGAAGAGAGTTAGCATATTAAATTTTCAAATTGTGAACAATCTTCCCTACTCCTTTCCAAGGAGGGACAAGCGCCTTGGGGTTTACATGTTGGCTGTGTGTTGTATCTTTCTGCTCACTACCGAACCACTCTTCTGGGTTTTATTTGTGGGTCTTTCAGTAACATTGCCCATAGCAGTTCGTACAGCTACATGGATGGTCTTCTGCGCCCTATTCGCATTGAATCCGTTTCTCTACACGTGGAAGAACGAAGAATTTCGGAAGTCTTTCAGATCGGTTGTAAGAGGAGAATTATGGAGAGGATCGACGGTTGGTGTCGAGCCGGTCACGATCAACACAATCTCTCATCTATTACCGAGACAGAACAGCAGAAGAACCTTCCTTGGCGAAGTGAGCTGA